A part of Xenopus tropicalis strain Nigerian chromosome 4, UCB_Xtro_10.0, whole genome shotgun sequence genomic DNA contains:
- the leprot gene encoding leptin receptor gene-related protein gives MAGIKALVALSFSGAIGLTFLMLGCALESYKVYWPLFVLIFYAISPIPYFIAIRISDDTDAASSACRELAFFFTTGIVVSAFGLPIVLARVGVILWGACGLVLAGNAVIFLTILGFFIVFGRSDDFSWEQW, from the exons CACTTGTTGCATTATCCTTTAGTGGAGCTATTGGATTAACCTTCCTTATGTTGGGATGTGCCTTGGAGAGCTACAA GGTGTATTGGCCTTTGTTTGTTTTGATATTTTATGCCATCAGTCCAATTCCTTATTTTATTGCCATACGAATCAGTGACGATACCGATGCTGCCAGCAGTGCTTGCAGGGAATTGGCATTTTTCTTCACTACTGGAATCGTTGTCTCTGCCTTTGGCTTGCCTATAGTTCTAGCCAGAGTTGGTGTG ATTCTGTGGGGTGCGTGTGGACTGGTGCTTGCAGGGAATGCTGTTATTTTCCTTACAATACTGGGCTTCTTCATTGTGTTTGGAAGATCAGATGACTTTAGCTGGGAGCAGTGGTAA